From Polaribacter haliotis:
GAAAAGTTCTTCCAATTCATCTAATGGTCTTGCAGCTAATACATTTTTCTTTTGAAACCAGTTCCATCTATCAGAAATACAAATCGTATGTTCAAAAGCTAAATAATGTTCTTTTCCATCTCTATTGTAATATTTTGGATCGTTCCAACGTGCTAAATTTGGGTCTTTTATTCTAAAGTCTACTGGAAAATAACGAATAGGATCTCCTTTTGTATAATTTTTTGGTTGTCTAATAGCACTATGGTTTTCTGGTTTTCCAATGGTATGATTTACTGTAATTAAACAGTTTGGTTGCATTTCTTTTACGTATTTATAAATTTCGGGTAAATTCCATTCATCATCTTTTTTGTCCCAACCTCCATCGAACCAAAGTTCGCAGATATCTCCATAATTGGTCATTAATTCTGTTAGTTGGTTTTTCATGTAACCATTATAAGCTTCAGTATTTTTATAGGAAGGTTCATGCCTATCCCAAAGTGAATAATAAAGGCCTAATTTTATTCCATATTTTTTACATGCTTTTGCAACTTCTGCAACAACATCTGTTTTAACTGGAGAAGAAGCAACATCGTAATCGGTATATTTACTGTCCCATAAACTAAAACCATCATGATGTTTTGTAACTAAAATCACATATCTAAAACCTGCATCTTTTGCAATTTTTATCCATTGGTCGCAATCTAAATCTGTAGGTTTGTATGACGATGCTGGTAATTTTCCATTCGACCATTCTGTTTCGTTAAATGTATTTACTCCAAAATGAATAAACATTCCATAGCCACGTTCTATTTGGTCGATTTGAGTTTTAGATAAAATGTTAGTTTCTATTTCTTTACCTTCTTTTTTAAAACAAGAAAACAAGGTTAAAATTAAAAGGAAACTAAGTGTTTTTAATTTAATCATCTTTATTTTTTATAGTAAATACATCTTATAAGCTAAGTTATATTTTTTGATGATTATAAAAAAATGTTATACTAAAACTGACGAATTAATAACATTAAACTGATGAATTTAATACAAAAAATATTAAATATATATAGAAAGTAACTTTAGATATTTTGCTTTTTCTTATAAGCATCGTGCATACCTTCTCCTTTTAAAATTTTACCTACACACTTATTTATTCTTGAAGCTCTTGTTTTAGTTTGTTTTGGAGCAGAAAAATGAAGGATATAGCCTCTTTGCCTTCCTTTTGTTAATGCATAAAATGCGGATTTTATAATTGGATCCTCTTCAAACTTTTCTTCTAATTCTTTAGGAATTGGTTCTGGGTTTTTATTTAAAGTTACTTTTAAACCTGCTTTTTCATTCTCTAAAGTTTCAAAAATATAGGTTTTTATTTTATCTTTAATTTTTAGGACTTCTTCTGGTTTTCGGAATTTTATTAAACGAGCAGATTGCGTGTTTTCTCCAGCTTTTTCTAAAATATTCAAAGGGTCTTTCAGTAATACACCTTTTAAGAAATTTAGGGAACAGAACTCTTTAAAAGCGCTTAAAATTAAAATGTTTTTTTGCTGAAAAGTATAGCATGGAACGCCCCATTTTATTTCTTCAGTTAAACCACAATCTAGTATAATTTCTCGAAGTAATTTTAACTCTGTTGCCCAAGTATAAACTTTACAATCTGGTGTTCCTCCAAGCGAACAGCGTCCACAACCTTCTAGGAAATAATTATCTACATTCTTTTGCATTAAAGATTTTAATTGAAAATTATACTTTTTAAATGTATAAAAAATCTATTTCCTATCCAAAAAATCTTGATACGCTTCTTGGGAAATAGCCTTTCCTAAAGAATCTAATTGAAAAACTGCTTTTCCTTTTTTTAATATAGATTTTTTACTTGTAAAATCATACACGAACAAACCGTTTTTAGAGAAAGTTCCAAAACCATTATTAAAAATATAATGTGCATATTGTTTGCTAGAATTATTAAAAATATTTTTGCTAAAGCTGAAGTTGGTCTTGTCTCCATCCAATAAATCTAACAAGGTAAAAGGTAAATCTATTTGCGAAGAAATATTATCGATTTCGATTCCTTTTTGTTGCAAAGCACCACCCAACCACAACATTGGAATTTTAAATTTTTTCGGAGAATTAAAAACACCTTCGTGTTTTGGGGAACGATGTCCATGATCTGAAATAATAATAATTAAGGTGTTTTTATACCAAGGTTGTTGCTTTGCGTCTTCTATAAAATCTCCAATTACCTGGTCTGTATAAGCATGTGCGCTTCTAAATTTATTTTCGTCTGTATCTTTTCCGAATTTGTAATCGCCAATTATTTCGTACGGTTCGTGACTCGTGAGTGTTAAAGCAATTTTGAAAAAAGGTTCTTTCTGCAAACCTTTTAAATCATTAGCAAAACGTTTCATAAAAATATGATCGTGAGCGCCCCATTTCGAGTTCCAATCTTTTTTATCGAAATCGTCTCCATCTACAAAGTGTGTAATTCCCGAATTTCGTAAATACGTATTCATATTTCCGAAGTTTAAATCTCCTCCATGATAAAAGGAAGTTTTGTAGCCCAAATCAATCATTTTTTGAGGTAACATTGGTAAACTCCTTGTTTTATTTGGCATTTTCATAATGCTCTTTGTAGCTTGTGGATAATAACCACTTAAGATAGCAGGAATTCCTTTGTCTGTTCTATCTCCATTTGCATAGAAATTTGTAAATAAAATCCCTTCTTTAGAAAGTCGATTCAAATTTTCAGTAACATTTGGTTCTCCACCTAAAGAGCCAACAACTTTGGCTGTTAAACTTTCCCAAATAATTAAAATTACGTTTGGTTTTTTGGTGTTTAAAATGCTGTCTTTTGTAGCTGTTAAAAGAGAATTTCTTCTTTTTGAAATGATTTTTTTTGCAATATTTTTATCAAAATACTTATAAGGATTTCCAGTATCCGATTTATGAGAAAGGACATTAAAAAAGTTCCAAATAAAATTATTAGCAGCATGATTTGCGAACATTTTATTAGAAAAATAAACATTGCTTTGGTTTACAGGAATGGTTTGTAAACCACCTCTTAATGGAATAATTAGAATTCCAGTTATTATTAAAAACAAAGGTATTTGTAACCAACTTCCTTTGTTAATTTTTTTCATTTTTAAATGAATATTTTTTTGAAACCATTTGATAAAAATGAAAGAAAAAACTCCTAAAAATAACACTCCTAAGATTATTTGAAAAGTAGAAACAGAAGCCAGCATAACTTCAGGAGTATTTAAATAGGTAAAGAAAGAAGTGTCTAAACGAACACCCCAAGCTTCATACAAACCAACATCTAGCAATAGGAAAATGGTAATTAAAACAATTATAATGTACGAATACCATTTTATAATTCTCTCGATTATTTTAGGCTGAAGAAATATCGTAAAAATAATCAGCAAAAAAGGAATGATACTTAAATAGGAAGCAAAAGAACAATCTAAACGTAAACCATAAACAAATGTTTTAAAAATTGTTACAAAGTCTAGCTCTTTGGTTTTATCAAAATTAAAAAGCAGAAAAAATAAACGCGCAAATACAAAATAACCTACCCAAAGAAAAAAGTAAGTAAAGTTGAATTGAAGTCTGTTTTTTATGCTTTTCATAAATAAATTAGAAGATGTTTTTAGGGTTATTCAGTCACTTTTAGGCGCGCTTTTGCAGTTACAGAAACGTCGGAATAATCTTCGTTTAAAAATTTTAAATACCCAGTAATGGCAATCATTGCAGCATTATCTGTTGTGTATTCGAATTTTGGAATGTAGGTTGTCCAACCAAAATGTTTTTCAGCTAACTGTAAACGTGTTCTAATTTCCGAATTTGCAGAAACACCACCAGCAATAGCAATGTGTTTTATCCCAGTTTTTTTAACTGAATTTTTTAGCTTTTCCATTAAAATTTCTACAATTGTATATTGGATGGAAGCACAAATATCATCTAAATTTTCTTCGATAAAATTTGGGTTTATACGCTGTTGTTTTTGAATAAAATATAAAATACCTGTTTTTAATCCACTAAAACTAAAATCTAAATCGCCTACTTTTGGTTTTGTAAAAGGAAACGCTTTTGGGTTTCCTAATTTTGCATGTTTATCTATTAAGGGTCCTCCAGGATAAGGTAAACCTAAAATTTTTGCAGATTTATCAAAAGCTTCTCCAACAGCATCGTCTATAGTTTCGCCTAGAATTTCCATTTCAAAATAATTAGAAATCTTTACAATTTGTGTATGCCCACCACTAATAGTTAGGCAAATAAAAGGAAAAGGAGGAGTTTTGTTTTCACCATCATTTATAAAATGAGCTAAAATATGCGCCTGCATATGGTTTACATCTATCAAAGGAATTTCTAAACCCAAAGCCAAAGATTTTGCAAAAGAAGTTCCTACCAATAAAGAGCCCATTAAACCAGGGCCTCTTGTAAATGCAATTGCAGATAAATCTTTCTTAGTAATATTCGCATTTTCTATGGCTTGTTGTACTACAGGAACAATATTTTGTTGATGTGCTCTAGAAGCCAATTCAGGAACTACTCCACCATATTTGGAATGTACTTCTTGGTTTGCAACCACATTGCTTAAAACTTTTCCATCACAAATTACAGATGCACTTGTATCGTCGCAAGAAGATTCTATTCCTAAAATGTAAACCGGTTTTTTCATAAAATAAATAATGAAATACAAAATTAAGTATTATTTTAGGTTGAAGTTACTTTTTTAAGATTAGAAATTTAATTCTTTGTTAAATTTGCACGTTCTTTGTAAGAATTGGCAATATTTTTGATTAAAAATCATTCAATATATTGTAATTACTTTTAAAATAAATTGTTATTAAACGAGCTGGAAAAAAAATACTAAAATGGTTAGGGTACATTGTGCTCTTTTTGTTGTTGCTTAGTGTTTTATTATCAACTTCTTACGTGCAAACTAAGTTAGGGAGATATGCTACAAATAGAATTAACGACGATTTTGGAACCAACTTAACGATTGGAAAAATAAATTTATCTTTTTTAGGAAGTGTAGAGTTAAAAGATGTAAAAATTAAAGACCATCATAAAGACACTTTAATTTTTGTAAATAGTTTAAGTACTTCTATTTTAAATGCTAAAAAAGTACTAAACAGCGAAATTTTATTGGGCGATATTACTATAGAAGGTGCTCATTATCATATGAAAACTTATAAAGGAGAAAAAGATGATAATATGGCTGTTTTTATGGATAGCTTTAAAGCTAATAAGCCAAAAGACTCCCTTTCTCCGACATTTATATTAAAAGCGAAAAATGTATATGTAAGCAATTTAGATTTTAAATTGATGGATTTAAATAGTAAAGATTCCTTAACTTTTTCGGCATCTAAAACTGGAGGAAATTTACAAGATCTTTCTATTTATGGTGCTAATTTTTCTACAAACACAAGAGGTTTATATTTTGTAACCAATTTAGGAGTAGAAGTTACCAACTTAACTACTAATTATACATTTACAAAAACTGCAATGAAATTTGCAAATACTACTTTAAAAACTCAGGAATCGAATGTATATGGAGATATTCTTTTCAGTTATAAAAGGGAAGATTTAACAAGTTTTAAGGACAAAGTAAAAATAACAGCAGATTTTAAGAAAAGCGATTTAAAAGTATCCGATTTAAAGAAGTTTTACAATGAAGTAAGTGGAAACGATTTAATAACTTTTAAAACAAATATGGTTGGAACTTTAAATAATTTTGAATTGAAAAATTTAAAATTAGCCACCCAAAAAGGCATTCGAGTGTATGGAGATTTGTCTTTTGTAAACGCTGTAAATGTTGATAGAGGTTTTGTTTTCGAAGGAGATTTAAACAATTTAACAGGGACTTATAGAAACTTAAAAAATATA
This genomic window contains:
- a CDS encoding alpha-L-fucosidase encodes the protein MIKLKTLSFLLILTLFSCFKKEGKEIETNILSKTQIDQIERGYGMFIHFGVNTFNETEWSNGKLPASSYKPTDLDCDQWIKIAKDAGFRYVILVTKHHDGFSLWDSKYTDYDVASSPVKTDVVAEVAKACKKYGIKLGLYYSLWDRHEPSYKNTEAYNGYMKNQLTELMTNYGDICELWFDGGWDKKDDEWNLPEIYKYVKEMQPNCLITVNHTIGKPENHSAIRQPKNYTKGDPIRYFPVDFRIKDPNLARWNDPKYYNRDGKEHYLAFEHTICISDRWNWFQKKNVLAARPLDELEELFYWGTSNDNIMIVNVPPDLTGKIRTNEKLRILELADRLNIRGGTNKLPKGPENLIFNKKIIASSQVDKHNAEKAIDFSLETYWTANDSIANLEIDFEKEITFDRISLFEKAKMRSLGDGFSSIRDFNVQEYELQTYSNGKWDTFYKGEIIGACKIINLPVEITAEKIRLNILKSKENPSISHISIANNKTKGFRSVSL
- a CDS encoding YdeI/OmpD-associated family protein, with amino-acid sequence MQKNVDNYFLEGCGRCSLGGTPDCKVYTWATELKLLREIILDCGLTEEIKWGVPCYTFQQKNILILSAFKEFCSLNFLKGVLLKDPLNILEKAGENTQSARLIKFRKPEEVLKIKDKIKTYIFETLENEKAGLKVTLNKNPEPIPKELEEKFEEDPIIKSAFYALTKGRQRGYILHFSAPKQTKTRASRINKCVGKILKGEGMHDAYKKKQNI
- a CDS encoding LTA synthase family protein, with product MKSIKNRLQFNFTYFFLWVGYFVFARLFFLLFNFDKTKELDFVTIFKTFVYGLRLDCSFASYLSIIPFLLIIFTIFLQPKIIERIIKWYSYIIIVLITIFLLLDVGLYEAWGVRLDTSFFTYLNTPEVMLASVSTFQIILGVLFLGVFSFIFIKWFQKNIHLKMKKINKGSWLQIPLFLIITGILIIPLRGGLQTIPVNQSNVYFSNKMFANHAANNFIWNFFNVLSHKSDTGNPYKYFDKNIAKKIISKRRNSLLTATKDSILNTKKPNVILIIWESLTAKVVGSLGGEPNVTENLNRLSKEGILFTNFYANGDRTDKGIPAILSGYYPQATKSIMKMPNKTRSLPMLPQKMIDLGYKTSFYHGGDLNFGNMNTYLRNSGITHFVDGDDFDKKDWNSKWGAHDHIFMKRFANDLKGLQKEPFFKIALTLTSHEPYEIIGDYKFGKDTDENKFRSAHAYTDQVIGDFIEDAKQQPWYKNTLIIIISDHGHRSPKHEGVFNSPKKFKIPMLWLGGALQQKGIEIDNISSQIDLPFTLLDLLDGDKTNFSFSKNIFNNSSKQYAHYIFNNGFGTFSKNGLFVYDFTSKKSILKKGKAVFQLDSLGKAISQEAYQDFLDRK
- the tsaD gene encoding tRNA (adenosine(37)-N6)-threonylcarbamoyltransferase complex transferase subunit TsaD, whose amino-acid sequence is MKKPVYILGIESSCDDTSASVICDGKVLSNVVANQEVHSKYGGVVPELASRAHQQNIVPVVQQAIENANITKKDLSAIAFTRGPGLMGSLLVGTSFAKSLALGLEIPLIDVNHMQAHILAHFINDGENKTPPFPFICLTISGGHTQIVKISNYFEMEILGETIDDAVGEAFDKSAKILGLPYPGGPLIDKHAKLGNPKAFPFTKPKVGDLDFSFSGLKTGILYFIQKQQRINPNFIEENLDDICASIQYTIVEILMEKLKNSVKKTGIKHIAIAGGVSANSEIRTRLQLAEKHFGWTTYIPKFEYTTDNAAMIAITGYLKFLNEDYSDVSVTAKARLKVTE